A stretch of DNA from Candidatus Methylomirabilota bacterium:
TTGCTGTTGCAGCGGATGGAGCGTCTCGCCGGTGGCCATGCCCTCGATGGTCTCGATCTTCTGCCCACCTACCTCGCAGCCCAGCACGAGACAGGAGCAGACCAGGCGCCCGTCCAGCATGACGCTGCAGGCGCCGCAGTCGCCGGAGGCGCAGCCTTCCTTGCTGCCCGTCAGGTGGAGGGTGTCGCGAAGCACGTCGAGCAGCGTCTCC
This window harbors:
- a CDS encoding (2Fe-2S)-binding protein is translated as ETLLDVLRDTLHLTGSKEGCASGDCGACSVMLDGRLVCSCLVLGCEVGGQKIETIEGMATGETLHPLQQQFLKSAALQCGICTPGFLVASKALLERTTNPTETEVRYWLAGNLCRCTGYDKIVSAVMDTAATMRKG